The sequence below is a genomic window from Humulus lupulus chromosome 3, drHumLupu1.1, whole genome shotgun sequence.
TCACAATTGAAACTGTTTGGAGTGAGAAAAATTCTACATTCATATACTTGATATGATAACTCTTATATAAGAGGATTGTTCAATTAGAGATattattttaacaaaaatttaaacttgatattttttttgaaaagacCTCAACAAAATGGATTATACACACCATGACTATATTAACTCacgttttttttaaattaaaaaaaaaaaaatcaagcccTAGAAAACATGACAGTATTTAAgggatcattttttttttaccattttaaataAAAGCCTTCAAgtttaaaaattcaaataaaaatatcAACTTCGAGATTTTTTCCAATCGCGTTAACAGACTTTTTCACGataagttaaaataagtttatcaCATTATCCAAAAAAATAGCATTAACAtagttttatcaattttttaatcaattaaaataaatctaGTAAAGTTAATATCAGATTCCTAAAAACTGTTAATTTTGACAGaatttcacgtttttcacgataACCAAAAAAATTGCGTTAAAATAAGTTTATCACGTTATCCAAAAAAATAGCGTTAACAtagttttatcaatttttttaatcaattaagATAAATCTGTTAAAGTTAACGTCAGATTCCTAAAATCAGTTAAACTTGACATAATTTTATAATAAGTCCGTTAAACCAAAAATTTCGGTTATCTacatacttattatatagaagagatatatattgtTAAAGCTAAAAACAAATTCAATATAGTTTTATCAAATAATCTGTAAAcagtatatttattttttttaaaatttatttaaacaattttaatttaGACAAATAAAAATCTCTATTACTAAggctaaattcaaaatttaaaacacGTTGAACAATTACATCAAAAAAAGATAAGAGAATGaagttaaaaataataatgttgTAGTCGTCACTTCGTTTTAGGATCCTCTCTTGCTGAGCctacaaaaaaaattcaatataaacTAAAAATGAAATTAGAAAAACAATAGATAAAATTaccatataaattaaaaaaaacgggaaaaagaaaaaaaaaaggtaaaattACCACGATTGTTGTTTTATCAATTGCATCTTCACTTGAAACATAGAATGAAACTTGAGGATAAggctaaaaaaatattattactcaattaattaaaataataggaaaaatatgattcacaataatttatatatatttgatatatatatTCTCAAGAGACTATAATAATATACCTGATTGAGATGAAGTTGTGGCAAATGCAATAATGGGTAATATGGAAAAGTATATGTGCTTGGATTCTGATGTGTTGGTTTAAATGAATATGAGCTTGAATTATGATGGGTTGTTGGAAAAGAATATGAACATGTAGGAGTCATTTGTGTTGATGGAAAATAAAATGATGCTACATCCTGAAGAAATGAGAGAcaaataaatatgaaaataactcaaataattaaTAACGTTAGCaaaacagatatatatatatatataaagtaatttAAATGTAAGATAAAAACCTGTGAGGAAGATGCATTATTTTGtactttatttttcttctttgtaGCTCTCTCAAGGGCACTTTTAAATCTTGTAGATTTACCACGAGGTCTTCCATTTGCTTTAACTCCCTTAATTTTCTCATGCATGATATTTCCATCACTATTGGTCGGTAGATTTGCATGATAGTTGCTAGAGGTAGAATTTTGAACATTCATTCCTCTTAAACGTGCCTCTACATCTTCCAAATCTGCCTAATAACCATTCATGGTAATTTCATATGTTTATTCAACCATAGCTGTATTTGTTGCTATCTGAGTTTGTACTCTACACAAGTCTCTATATCGCTTTGCCATACTTGCCTTAGCATTCTCATTGATCGAGAACTTAGCAACTTTTGTTTCCCCATACTTTGCATATTTTGTCCATCTCTTTAGTATGTATTGATCAGGAATCTTCAATACATTTTTTGAAGAAAGAACCTTAAGAGCATGCGAGCACAAAATCCCAGCAAATTCAAATTTCTTACAACTGCATTGTACTATGCTATTAGAAGAGTTGAATTCAACAGAGTGATGAAAACGCTTCTTATGATGAGTAACCATGTATTTTGTTAGCATTTCTCCATCACAATCACCATCATCATTGCCATCCCTTTCACAAATAGATAATATACAATCATAAGCCTTTCCCAACTCAGCTTGAAACATTTTAAAAATTGCTTGGGTGTATATACTTGATGCATGATTCAAAATTTCAATGTTTATTGACAATTTCAAAGAACTTTGAGTTGCTTTGAAATCTGTAGTTAACTCTTCATAACGACGATCGTCAATCAATCTCTCAAAGTGCTGAAAGAAACGCACCAAATCATGCTTGTAACTCACATAATTTTTCAACACATTGTTCATACTCTCACTCCTTTGAGTTGTCATCATATCAGCACAAAAAGTTTCTCTACCATAAACCATTGCTCACTATCTCCTCAAATGAAAATATTTTTCTAACCActcattcattttcaaattatatgtcTCAAGCATTGTTTCCCAAGCATTAAAGAATTCCTCATCCTCTTCAAATTCATATATACATTTGCTAAAATCTTTAGCAAATTCTCGGAAACGTTGAAAAACACCATTAAGATTCTTAGCTGCATTGTGATATATATGCCAAATACACAAATGATAACGAGTTTTTGGCCATACAATGGATAAGGCTTTTGCCATTGCCGTGTCTTGATCTGTAAGGATTGTTTTTTACTTCCTTCCTGACATGGATGTGATGAATGTGTCAAATAACCAAATGAATGTCTCGATAGTTTCATCATATAACAACGAGTTTTTGGCCATAACCAAatgaatgtgatatatatgcCAAATACATAAATGATAACGAGTTTTTGGCCATACAATGGATAAGGCTTTTGCCATTGCCGCGTCTTGATCTGTAAGGATTATTTTTGACTTCCTTCCTGACATGGATGTGATGAATGTGTCAAATAACCAAATGAATGTCTCGATAGTTTCATCATATAACAACGCTGCACCAAATATAATTGATTGCTTATGATGGTTCACTCGAACAAACATGGCAAAAGGTTTAccttcttgatttttttttgtagGTAGTATCAAAGCATACCACATCACCAAAATGAGAGAATGACATAATCATTTTTGCAACAGCGAAAAAAATATTAGTTACTAATTCATCTTTATCCACTTGAATCGCATAAAAAAAATGAAGGATCATTCAATTGCATACGTTGAAGATATTCAAGTATTCCACCATCATCTCCTTGCTTCATTTGAATAGTGCGTCTAGTCCTTAAGTAGTTTCTACAATCTTGAGGAATATCTTTTACTTTTACGAATGCTAAAACCAACCTTATATGCATATGCATTGTAAAATTCATAAGCTTCCTCTTCTGTTTGAAATACCATGCCAATCTTTGGTATCATTTTATCATCAATTTCACCGTGAATAACTTCTATATTTTTAGTAATGTTCACGTACGGTAGTTTTAAATTCGCTTACCTCATTTTTAGTTATTGTGCTTGATTTAAGAAATGTATCAGTGTCTATTTCTTCAAATTCCAGTTTTCGATGTAATTGAACATCCCCATCCACTCCATTAACATCCATAGTGAAAActgtaaaataaaaataacaaaataaattaaactatTTATATTACTGTAACAACCTAAATTTTGACTATAATTGTAGAGaataaagatgttgaaaaataaatgtaataaatcgTAAAATGTGTTGgcttttttttattgataatcaTAAATGTAATATCTCAACCTCTAACTACCTAAATCTTGTAACTCTGGACCTacttgtagtaaaatcaacataactggagttgTAGAAGTTcgatttaaaaaatatttataccaTTGCAAAAttattcaattatctacaactttatagaaatactatttttccaaaatcataatataactaggtcaaaaataggtcggaagttacaatatcctaaagttacgaaaaatctatttaattatctaaataacaacctattccacaaatatcctaactaactataaaataacaaactctaattctctgggctgatttttaatttactaagcccaaaatcttattaggatttagggctttatgtagactcgatccataacaatttttaataataccataattaatttattcttatgcaatcacccATTTTCCCAtaaacaaggctactaatatcataagactatactatactataataatcataactactaaatattttaaaaaataatattaaaccttattctatcaccacaactcaagttaaatctCTCCTATAAAATGAAGACAacctataatcacataaataaagaggtctaagagaaaggtaacctcggttactacaattctcccctctttaaagaaatttcgtcctcgaaatttgacTTACTGAAAACCTCGGGATACCATTTCCTCATAACTTttccaattcccatgttgcctctctttcAGTGTTATTGCTTCATAAGATTTTAACTATAGggatacttttggaccttaactccttagttccccactCTAGAACGCGTACTGACCGTTCTTCATTACTAAAATCTTGTTTCAACTCTAGAGCCTCATAATTGAGCACATGGGATGAATATGAtacatactttctcaacatagataTATGGAAAACATTATGCGTTTCGGCTAATGATGCCtgtaaagccaaccgatatgctacttgccctactttgtccaatatctcaaaaaggacctataaacctcgggcttaacttcccttttttTCCAAAATGCACAATCCCCTTCATCGAAGATACTTTGAGAAATACTTcatcgcctactgaaaactcaacgtTTCTCCTTTTAACATCGGCATAGCTCCTCTGGTGACTTTGAGCAGCAAACATTCTTTGTCTCATCTTTTCTATCGCCTATGTTGCTTCTCTTAttacctcaggacctaagtatcgtctttcaccaacctcgtcccaatgaagtggtgatcaaCGCTTCCGTCCacatagcatctcataaggtgccatgcctatcgtggcctgataactgttgttgtaagagaactctattaAGGGTGGATACTTTCTCCACgatcctgagaagtctaatgcacacgcccttagcatatcttctaaaattttaATGGTACATTCtgactgaccatctgtctgaggtgAAATACTGTACTTagctttaacttagtgcccatggcATGTTGTAGGCTTTCCCAGAACTTCGAGGGAAAACTGATCCTCTATTAGAGACTATCGTCTTTGGGACTCCATGTAATCTTACTTTCTCCGCCACATAATGCTTTGCATACAGCTAAGTGTTATAAACTATTCTTACTGACAAGAAGTGAGCaaattttgtgagtctatctactatcacccaaacagagtcatgctgcttggtggtccttggtaatcccatcatgaagtccatcgctatatcttcccatttccattcaggaatctcTAACGTTTGTAATGTTCTAGCGGGTCTTTGATGTTCGGCCTTAACTTGTTGGCATGTAAGACATTTTGgtacaaactctgctatgtctttcttcattcccgaccactagtacattgtcttgacattgTTGTACATATTGTCGATCCCAGATGAAGTGAATACGAAGTGGTGTGCACTTCTCGCATGATACTTTCTATTAATACGTCCTAATTCGACACACACACTCGGTTTCTATATCGCAGCATACCTTCCTTTGTTATCAAAAAATCAACATTTTCCGAGCTTTGTAGTGCTACCTttttcttaagaagaaactcgtcctcCTGTTGTTTCTCCTTAATTTCCTCCTTAAATGTTGACTTGATTGTGAGATCAACTAATTGTCTCGTTTTCAGCTCGATTTTGGatttcttaatatcatcttgtaagggtTATGCAATCCCCTTAAGCGTTGATATGCTACTATAACTCTGTCTAATAAGCACAACATTAGCCTTTCACAAATGATATAAAATCTCACAATTGTAGTCCTTAACTAGCTCCAGCCACCttcgttgcctcatgttgagctccttttgcgtaaaaaagtactttaaactcttatggtccaTATAGATCTTGCACTtctctccgtaaagataatgcctccaaatctttaaagAAAAAACCACTGCTtccaactccaagtcatgggtCGGGTACATTTGtttgtactcctttagctgtcttgaGGCGTATGTGACCACCTTTCCGTCTTacatcaaaacgcatccaagaGCTTGTtttgacgcatcacaatatactacataCTTTCCCTTGTCATTTGGGATGCATAGAACTGAGGCTGTTATGAGCTTGTCCTTTagcgtttggaagctttctttgcaCTTCTCCGTCGATACAAATTTCTTTTGCTTCCTTGTCAAATTTGTTAAGAGCGTAGCTTATTTTGGAGAAGCCTCCAACAAATTGTCTGTAGTATCCCGCTAAGCCTAGAAAATTTCGTACGTTGGTGGCGCTCTTAGAATTGGGATAGTCTTTTGCAGCTTCTATCTTGGTTGGGTCTACTtctacacaattttttttaatacaatgtGTCCTAAAAATGCaaccttctctagccagaattcacatttcttaaacttggcgtataatTGGTGTTTCTTGAGCCTTTCTAACATTAGTCGCGGGTGCCCTTCATGTTCTGCTTCTGCTTTGAGTAGAGTAGTGTGTCGTCAATGAATATcaccacgaacttatccaagtaatccttaaatacTCGGTTCATAAGGTCCATGAATG
It includes:
- the LOC133825344 gene encoding protein FAR1-RELATED SEQUENCE 1-like, encoding MVYGRETFCADMMTTQRSESMNNVLKNYVSYKHDLVRFFQHFERLIDDRRYEELTTDFKATQSSLKLSINIEILNHASSIYTQAIFKMFQAELGKAYDCILSICERDGNDDGDCDGEMLTKYMVTHHKKRFHHSVEFNSSNSIVQCSCKKFEFAGILCSHALKVLSSKNVLKIPDQYILKRWTKYAKYGETKVAKFSINENAKADLEDVEARLRGMNVQNSTSSNYHANLPTNSDGNIMHEKIKGVKANGRPRGKSTRFKSALERATKKKNKVQNNASSSQDVASFYFPSTQMTPTCSYSFPTTHHNSSSYSFKPTHQNPSTYTFPYYPLLHLPQLHLNQPYPQVSFYVSSEDAIDKTTIVAQQERILKRSDDYNIIIFNFILLSFFDL